The Schizosaccharomyces pombe strain 972h- genome assembly, chromosome: I genome contains a region encoding:
- the pno1 gene encoding KH domain RNA-binding protein Pno1 yields the protein MLAPTAAVNVTNEGENDNVMIDTTRGEIEFSDSAVNGTMDIEGAPKFAPAKTSAEKKRGAKPQMRRVPIPPHRMTPLRNVWPKLYPPLVEHLLLQVRMNTKSRSVELRESKATKDPGALQKGMDFVQAFALGFDIDDAIALLRLDDLYIDTFEIKDVKTLQGDHLSRAIGRIAGQGGKTKFAIENASRTRIVLADSKIHILGGFTNIRIAKDAVVSLILGSPPGKVYANLRNAAARAKERI from the coding sequence ACAATGTTATGATAGATACAACCCGGggtgaaattgaattttcggACTCTGCTGTGAATGGAACAATGGACATAGAAGGAGCTCCTAAATTTGCTCCTGCTAAAACTTcagcagaaaaaaaacgagGAGCTAAACCACAGATGCGCAGAGTTCCAATACCGCCTCATAGAATGACACCTCTGCGAAACGTATGGCCGAAATTGTATCCTCCGTTGGTTGAGCATTTGTTATTGCAAGTTCGTATGAACACCAAATCACGCTCTGTCGAATTGAGAGAAAGTAAGGCTACCAAAGATCCTGGCGCTCTTCAAAAGGGTATGGACTTTGTTCAAGCTTTTGCTCTTGGATTTGATATTGACGACGCTATCGCTTTGCTTCGTCTCGATGATCTTTATATTGAtacatttgaaattaaagatgTGAAAACTCTTCAAGGTGACCATCTAAGTCGTGCCATTGGCCGTATTGCTGGTCAAGGTGGTAAGACTAAGTTTGCCATTGAGAATGCCTCACGGACTCGTATTGTACTTGCTGATAGTAAAATCCATATTTTGGGTGGTTTTACCAATATTCGCATTGCAAAGGATGCTGTCGTATCTTTAATCTTGGGATCACCTCCTGGAAAAGTATACGCTAATTTACGAAATGCCGCTGCTCGTGCCAAAGAGcgtatttaa
- the dis32 gene encoding 3'-5'-exoribonuclease Dis32 gives MDLKPNIRRKEKRNLLKGEAALEKKGSIDRKTKNKAYPSTTHDPHQNDDSNIPGLGSGLLERIKDIVQRPTDTQLKGQDSNHKKASLTETKTEKAKVKPKAKKKNSKEKISKSSKQDEHKTDVHKESVSKLSKNLESRNNRDENSAKREKNNSHQVEADTNNATEMVSSNAKKSVYPLYYDSATVKKGLKSGTLFKGTLRILENHRSAFACMEDIPDFYVDGPIARNRAFHNDVVIVEPVMNNDSPTEKSNFLQNGVEKVKIKDHDDELGGAMEHLERLEIKSVASFKGDSRTRARVVAIEKRAEISKIVGILRAPGWSLKNVEYVSKKSSYAIFIPKDKRLPFITIHKNDLSDLSGENWIENILKHHDQLFSVEITRWSIYSRYPMGVLGEKLGNITDVEAYTNALLLENGISSSPFSDEVLNCLPPDDWIISHEEIKKRRDLRNELIITIDPETARDLDDAVSCRALDNGTYEVGVHIADVTHFVKPDSALDKEAASRATTVYLVQKAIPMLPPLLCERLCSLNPNVERLAFSVFWKLDSNGKEIGKRWFGKTVIKTCARLAYSEAQGVIEGKSWDDAVGKPIGGTHTPKDVETSILTLCEISRKLRKDRFAKGAVEINSTELKFQLDEYGMPNKCEVYEQTDANHLIEEFMLLANRSVAEHISKNFSNNSLLRRHASPKEKQINEFCHFLKSMNFDFDASSSAAFNASMVRLRSTFNEELVELFENMAVRSLNRAEYFCTGDFGEKTDWHHYALSFNHYTHFTSPIRRYPDIIVHRLLERSLKNTSPGIDKKNCSLVAAHCNEKKEKSTTVQEDSQQLFLSVYIAEYCKKHDKKSMPVQAFATRISGNSIDVYISEYGISNRVDLSSDDRIKSFIVAPDDSSVKITLFDDSQKTIALTDRFQVYLYSDYSRTFFSIRCSLVSLN, from the coding sequence ATGGATTTAAAACCAAATATTAGAAGAAAGGAAAAGcgaaatttattaaaggGAGAAGCtgctttagaaaaaaaaggctcTATTGATagaaagacaaaaaataaagcataTCCGTCTACTACTCACGATCCTCATCAAAATGATGATTCCAACATTCCTGGATTAGGAAGTGGACTATTGGAAAGGATCAAAGATATTGTTCAAAGGCCAACAGATACCCAATTAAAAGGTCAAGATTCGAACCATAAGAAAGCCAGCTTGACTGAAACGAAGACCGAGAAAGCCAAGGTTAAACCGAAGgcaaagaagaaaaactcGAAGGAAAAAATCTCTAAAAGTTCTAAGCAGGATGAACATAAAACCGACGTGCATAAAGAAAGTGTCTCGAAACTTTCCAAGAATTTGGAGTCCAGAAATAATCGAGATGAAAATTCCGCGAAAcgagaaaaaaacaattctCATCAAGTTGAAGCAGATACGAATAACGCCACTGAGATGGTATCATCCAATGCGAAAAAGTCAGTATACCCGTTGTACTACGACTCTGCAACGgttaaaaaaggattaaAAAGTGGTACATTATTTAAAGGAACGCTTCGTATTCTTGAAAATCATCGTAGCGCTTTTGCTTGTATGGAAGATATACCTGATTTTTATGTTGATGGGCCAATTGCTAGAAATCGTGCTTTTCACAACGACGTTGTAATTGTGGAACCTGTGATGAATAATGACAGCCCCACTGAAAAATCGAATTTTTTACAGAATGGTGTCGAGAAAgtcaaaataaaagatcATGACGATGAGTTAGGTGGAGCAATGGAGCATTTGGAAAGattagaaattaaaagtGTTGCAAGCTTCAAAGGTGATAGCAGAACGAGAGCTCGTGTTGTCGCCATTGAGAAGAGAGCGgaaatttctaaaattgTAGGGATTTTAAGAGCACCAGGTTggtcattaaaaaatgtagaatatgtttccaaaaaatcCTCGTACGCGATTTTCATTCCAAAAGATAAACGTCTGCCCTTTATCACAATTCacaaaaatgatttaagCGATTTAAGTGGTGAAAATTggattgaaaatattttgaaacacCACGATCAGTTGTTTTCAGTTGAGATTACAAGGTGGAGTATTTACTCTCGTTACCCTATGGGTGTATTAGGTGAAAAGCTGGGAAATATTACTGACGTGGAGGCTTACACTAATGCGCTTTTGCTAGAAAATGGAATTAGTAGCTCTCCCTTCTCTGATGAGGTTTTAAACTGCTTGCCTCCTGATGATTGGATTATCTCACAtgaggaaataaaaaaacgaaGAGATTTAAGAAATGAGTTAATTATTACCATTGATCCTGAAACAGCTCGTGACTTGGATGATGCTGTTTCCTGTCGCGCTCTTGACAATGGCACTTATGAAGTGGGTGTCCACATCGCTGATGTTACTCATTTTGTAAAACCAGATTCAGCATTGGACAAAGAGGCAGCTTCGCGGGCTACAACAGTATACCTTGTGCAAAAGGCTATTCCGATGCTTCCTCCTCTGTTGTGTGAACGACTTTGTTCATTAAATCCCAACGTTGAGCGTCTTGCATTTAGCGTTTTTTGGAAACTCGACTCCAATGGTAAGGAAATTGGTAAGCGTTGGTTTGGCAAAACAGTTATAAAGACATGTGCCAGACTTGCCTACAGTGAGGCTCAAGGTGTGATCGAAGGAAAGTCCTGGGATGATGCTGTAGGCAAACCGATAGGAGGTACGCATACTCCAAAAGATGTTGAAACGTCTATATTAACACTTTGCGAAATTTCGAGAAAGCTTCGCAAAGATCGATTTGCTAAGGGCGCTGTAGAGATTAACTCGACAGAACTCAAATTCCAATTAGATGAATATGGAATGCCGAATAAATGCGAGGTATATGAGCAAACCGATGCAAATCATCTCATCGAAGAGTTTATGCTTCTCGCCAATAGATCTGTTGCTGAACATATCAGTAAAAATTTCTCCAATAATTCCTTGCTTCGTCGCCATGCAAGTCCTAAAGAGAAACAAATTAATGAGTTTTGTCACTTTCTAAAAAGCATGAACTTCGATTTCGATGCATCGTCTTCAGCTGCATTTAATGCCTCTATGGTACGACTCAGAAGCacttttaatgaagaattggtagaattatttgaaaatatggCAGTTCGCTCGTTAAATCGTGCTGAATACTTTTGTACTGGCGATTTCGGTGAGAAAACAGACTGGCACCATTACGCTCTTTCATTTAATCATTATACCCATTTTACTTCTCCGATTAGAAGATACCCTGACATTATTGTTCATCGTTTATTGGAACGTAGCCTTAAGAACACATCCCCGGGtattgacaaaaaaaattgttcgTTAGTGGCTGCACATTGtaatgaaaagaaggagaaatCCACCACTGTGCAAGAAGATAGCCAGCAACTCTTTTTGTCTGTATATATTGCTGAGTATTGCAAAAAGCATGATAAGAAATCTATGCCAGTTCAAGCATTTGCGACTAGAATATCTGGAAATTCTATTGATGTCTATATCTCTGAATATGGAATATCCAACAGAGTAGACCTCAGTTCAGATGATagaattaaaagttttatagTTGCTCCCGATGACTCCTCTGTTAAAATTACGTTGTTTGATGATTCTCAAAAGACTATAGCTCTTACGGATCGTTTCCaagtttatttatattcTGATTACAGTCGTACATTTTTCAGTATTCGCTGTAGTCTAGTTTCTTTGAATTAA
- the csc4 gene encoding protein Csc4 — protein MTELHPDEQHVFLQCLNKMQKELDLSFERYERLFKTTQELQEKVKFSSSRFYNKDSTYSKDQGLAKESAALELQKLKQENVLLRKDLNNLEQISDCYAKGMDDIMKHVATYTATMNERMNACHKEYIKMYEALASERNSLYKINEQNVQSLNKVKEWLLKSLEEEP, from the exons ATGACAGAGCTTCATCCTGATGAGCAACATGTATTTCTTCAATGTCTAaataaaatgcaaaaagaGCTGGATCTCAGCTTTGAGCGATACGAACGGCTATTTAAAACTACGCAAGAATTACAA GAAAAAGTGAAATTCTCGTCTTCTCGATTTTACAATAAGGATTCGACTTACTCTAAGGATCAAGGCTTAGCGAAAGAATCCGCTGCTCTAGAGttgcaaaaattaaagcaaGAGAATGTGCTACTTCGTAAAGACCTTAATAATTTGGAGCAAATCTCGGATTGCTATGCAAAAGGAATGGATGATATAATGAAACATGTGGCTACGTATACC GCAACGATGAATGAAAGGATGAATGCTTGTCATAAAGAGTACATAAAAATGTACGAGGCTTTAGCTAGCGAGCGCAATTCcctttataaaattaatgaacAGAACGTACAATCTCTGAATAAAGTTAAAGAATGGCTTTTGAAGAGCCTTGAAGAAGAGCCATAG